The genomic window TTCAAGGCAAGTACACCGCGGCAATTATTGACTACACTCAAGTGATACAGCTCGAACCTGACAGGGGCGAGCTGTACTACAATCGTGGACGTGCATATGTAGGGCAAAGCAACAACCTCAAAGCGGCCGCTGATTTCGCCGAGGCCGACAAGTTGGGCTTTACACCTTAGATCGTCGAGGTCTTTACCATCGGCGCACCAGGAGGCTGTCCGAGAATCGCCACTGTCCTAGATATTACGAGAGAAAAGCGATAAAGCATTCCTGAGTGAAATCGAATTTATTTGGGCAAATCACCGTGATTGTTGTCGCTTTCGTTTCACAAGCAGTCTGTCCAGCTGATTGGCGAATTCCTGTTTATTGCGATCACTGAATGGAGGTGGACCACCCGTTTCCATGCCCGAACTTCGCAGCTGTTCCATCAGATTACGGGCCTGCAGACGGGCTCCGATGTTTTGCTCCGTATAAAGTTCCCCGCGGGGATCAATGGCAATTCCTCCTGCGTCCACCACCAGCGCCGCCAGTGGAATGTCGGCAGTTACCACAATGTCCCCCGGCCGCGTGCTCTCAGCAATTTTCCGGTCAGCAACGTCGGAACCGGCTCCGACCACTACGCTGTCAATAAACGGCGACGGTGGCGTAGACAGGGACATGTTGGCGACAAGGGTCACCGGAATTTCCCAGCGTCCGGCTGCTCGAAACAAAACATCTTTGATGACGCCAGGACAGGCGTCCGCATCAACCCAGATTTTCATTCGTTGTTCCGATCCTGCAGTCTGGTATCTGACCTGCATGAATTCCCCATCAACTGTACACCCGCAATATTCAGTGTTGGACGACCTTCCTCCGTGACGAAAGACATGCAGTACACTGTTTCCCTCAGGCTTTACAACCACTGCTTCCAAAAGTTTCAGAACGGTCTGTTGTGCCTGATATCGCGTTTACCATCTGTCATGTCTGTTTATCTGTAACCACATTCTGAGTGAACCACATATGATTCTGCCCCGGTCAGCGGAAGACGTACATTCGTCCGTTGCACGATCAGTAGGAATTGCTGGTTTCGGTAAATTAAGTTTGGACAGGCTGCCGCCGTCAATCTTTCTTCATACACAATTTTCGACAGTCATCCTGCAATGAGTGAGCTTCGTGTATCGAATGATGTGATTTCTGACACCTCGGAACTACAGCGCCGGCTGGAGGATGATGGTTATCTGTTTTTCAGAAAACTTCTGCCTGCAGACGCACTTCTGGAGTTGAGAAGACAGATGTTGTCGGTGATTCAGCAGGGTGGTTGGTTAATGTCCGGTACAGATCTGATGCAAGGAATTGCTGAACCGGCTGCGCGTACGACCGAAGGAGATCCTGAATACACGGCCGTCTACCATCAGGTATACAAACTGCAGTTATTCCACGAGATCGCACACAACCGTCAGATCCTGGACGTGTTGGAGCGTGTACGGGAATGCAGCATCATGCCGCTGCCTCAAAAAGTTGCCAGAATGTGGTTCCCGCAATTTTCAGAACACACCACTCCAACTCATCAGGATTTTGTTCATTTTCAGGGCTCCTTCGATAATCTCACCTGCTGGAGTCCGGTGGGCGACTGTCCCCGGGAACTGGGAGGGCTGGCCGTCCTGCGGGGATCACACCTGGTGAATCGTATTCTGGACCACCATTTTTCACTGGGAGCCGGAAGTCTGAATGTCGATCCGTTGCAGTATCCGGACCTGGGCACGGAATGGCACACCACGGACTATGAAACAGGTGACACGCTAATGTTTCCGGCACTCACAATTCACAAAGCATTGCCCAATCTGACGAACGATCGCCTGCGAATCTCACTGGACAATCGCTATCAGCGGGTAAAAGATCCGATCGCTGACCACATGCTGGATCCACATCTGTCGGCAATGAGTCCGCTGACGTGGGAGGATATTTATCGCCACTGGACAAA from Fuerstiella sp. includes these protein-coding regions:
- a CDS encoding YaiI/YqxD family protein, which gives rise to MKIWVDADACPGVIKDVLFRAAGRWEIPVTLVANMSLSTPPSPFIDSVVVGAGSDVADRKIAESTRPGDIVVTADIPLAALVVDAGGIAIDPRGELYTEQNIGARLQARNLMEQLRSSGMETGGPPPFSDRNKQEFANQLDRLLVKRKRQQSR
- a CDS encoding phytanoyl-CoA dioxygenase family protein, producing MSELRVSNDVISDTSELQRRLEDDGYLFFRKLLPADALLELRRQMLSVIQQGGWLMSGTDLMQGIAEPAARTTEGDPEYTAVYHQVYKLQLFHEIAHNRQILDVLERVRECSIMPLPQKVARMWFPQFSEHTTPTHQDFVHFQGSFDNLTCWSPVGDCPRELGGLAVLRGSHLVNRILDHHFSLGAGSLNVDPLQYPDLGTEWHTTDYETGDTLMFPALTIHKALPNLTNDRLRISLDNRYQRVKDPIADHMLDPHLSAMSPLTWEDIYRHWTKTDLQYYWKQFDNPVLPKITKYVDIAFDEAVAQSRAGDEHARLHLRRIAAREPHTDRGKTALAILSDS